A section of the Desulfomonile tiedjei genome encodes:
- a CDS encoding valine--tRNA ligase codes for MGQDLLPKAYEPAEIEKRWYAFWEEKQLFHAGDNKTGKEYSIVIPPPNVTGSLHMGHALNNTLQDILIRYKRMNGFNTLWMPGTDHAGIATQNVVERQLAEQGLKREDLGRDKFIERVWDWRHHSGGVIINQLKRLGSSCDWVRERFTMDKGLSRAVREVFVRLYEEGLIYRGDYIVNWCPRCHTALSDLEVEHHDAQGHLWHIRYPIENSEESVIVATTRPETMLGDTAVAVNPEDKRYSHLIGKYAILPTVGRRLRIIADPIVATEFGTGALKVTPSHDLTDFELSLRHNLEHVTIMDPQGRINENGIHFAGMDRYDCRNAIVAELEQKGYLVKIEPYVVSLGRCYRCKEVVEPLISKQWFVKVAPLAEQALKAVQDGRTRIIPEHWTKTYYEWMNNIRDWCISRQIWWGHRIPAWTCQDCNEVIVAREDPKECPSCKGSRLVQESDVLDTWFSSALWPFSTMGWPDNTPLLGTFYPTSCLVTGFDILFFWVARMMMMGLKFMNDVPFKDVYIHALVRDEQGKKMSKSLGNVIDPLMVMDKFGTDAFRFTLAALAAQGRDIRLSESRIEGYRNFMNKIWNAARFALPYLDENPADFSLDRFSDFSLTERWILSRLNKTSQEVHQAIETYRFNDAAQTLYHFTWHEFCDWYIEEAKIPLNGSVPEETRRAAAVLHHVLDSLLRLLHPFIPFITEEIASKVPAHGETIMRGPFPAYDDSKVDDEAERHMGTLMGLITAVRSIRAEMNLPPSKALRVLAVPSSENERTLVTSNSEMVILLGRMSELSVASPGENTEPPHMSATAVVGDMRIYVPLGGIVDPDAEIARLEKELAKVEKEFEAVDKKLSNENFLSRANPEAVEKQQEKRAELSAKLSGLGDGLQKMRSLKGA; via the coding sequence ATGGGGCAGGATCTGTTACCCAAGGCGTACGAACCAGCGGAAATCGAAAAAAGATGGTACGCGTTCTGGGAAGAAAAGCAGCTTTTTCACGCAGGCGACAATAAAACCGGCAAGGAATATTCAATAGTCATCCCGCCTCCCAATGTTACCGGGTCCCTCCATATGGGTCATGCCTTGAACAACACGCTTCAGGACATCTTGATCCGTTACAAGCGCATGAACGGCTTCAACACTCTTTGGATGCCCGGCACGGATCATGCGGGCATAGCCACTCAAAACGTGGTGGAGCGGCAACTCGCGGAGCAAGGGCTCAAGCGTGAAGACCTGGGCAGAGACAAATTCATCGAGCGAGTGTGGGACTGGCGGCATCATTCGGGCGGAGTCATTATAAATCAGCTCAAAAGGCTTGGGTCGTCTTGTGACTGGGTTCGAGAGCGCTTCACGATGGACAAAGGGCTCTCACGTGCGGTCCGAGAGGTCTTCGTTCGTCTTTACGAAGAGGGCCTCATCTACAGGGGAGACTACATCGTCAACTGGTGCCCGCGATGCCATACCGCGTTGTCGGACCTGGAAGTGGAACATCACGACGCCCAGGGACATTTGTGGCACATCCGTTACCCGATTGAGAATTCGGAGGAGTCGGTGATTGTGGCCACCACCCGGCCGGAGACCATGCTGGGGGACACCGCGGTGGCGGTCAATCCGGAAGACAAGCGTTACTCTCACTTGATAGGAAAATACGCCATCCTGCCGACGGTAGGCCGACGGTTGCGGATCATAGCCGATCCTATTGTAGCCACAGAGTTCGGGACCGGCGCGCTTAAGGTGACCCCTTCCCACGACTTAACTGACTTTGAGCTTTCCCTTAGGCACAACCTGGAACATGTCACCATCATGGACCCGCAAGGGCGGATAAACGAAAACGGCATCCATTTCGCGGGAATGGATCGCTATGATTGCCGAAACGCCATCGTGGCGGAACTCGAACAAAAGGGATACCTCGTCAAGATAGAGCCCTACGTGGTAAGCCTTGGAAGGTGCTACCGTTGCAAAGAAGTGGTGGAACCGCTCATATCCAAACAATGGTTCGTAAAAGTGGCCCCCCTGGCCGAGCAAGCACTCAAAGCCGTTCAAGACGGGCGCACGCGAATCATTCCCGAACACTGGACAAAGACCTACTACGAGTGGATGAACAACATCCGGGATTGGTGCATTTCCCGGCAGATCTGGTGGGGGCATAGAATACCCGCGTGGACCTGTCAGGACTGCAACGAAGTGATCGTGGCACGGGAAGATCCCAAGGAATGCCCGTCATGTAAAGGCTCACGGCTGGTCCAGGAAAGCGACGTTCTCGACACATGGTTTTCGTCGGCTTTATGGCCGTTTTCTACTATGGGTTGGCCTGACAACACGCCCTTGCTGGGAACCTTTTATCCCACGTCCTGCCTCGTTACCGGGTTTGACATTCTCTTCTTCTGGGTTGCCAGGATGATGATGATGGGGCTGAAGTTCATGAACGACGTCCCGTTCAAGGACGTTTACATCCACGCCCTGGTGAGGGACGAGCAGGGCAAGAAAATGAGCAAGTCCCTGGGAAATGTCATCGACCCCCTAATGGTGATGGATAAATTTGGGACCGACGCGTTCCGCTTCACTTTGGCTGCGCTGGCGGCTCAGGGTCGAGACATACGGTTGTCGGAATCACGCATCGAAGGCTATCGCAATTTCATGAACAAGATATGGAATGCGGCCCGATTTGCATTGCCGTACCTCGATGAGAACCCCGCGGATTTTTCCTTGGATAGGTTTTCGGACTTCTCTCTTACGGAGCGATGGATCCTCTCGCGACTCAATAAAACCAGCCAGGAGGTTCATCAGGCTATTGAGACCTATAGATTCAATGATGCAGCCCAGACGCTCTATCACTTCACATGGCATGAGTTCTGCGACTGGTACATTGAAGAGGCAAAGATACCTCTAAATGGCAGCGTCCCGGAGGAGACCCGCCGCGCCGCGGCCGTACTGCACCACGTGCTGGATTCATTGTTGCGCCTGCTTCACCCGTTTATACCGTTCATCACCGAAGAAATAGCTTCCAAGGTTCCGGCTCACGGTGAAACCATAATGCGCGGCCCCTTCCCGGCTTATGATGATTCCAAAGTAGATGATGAGGCCGAACGCCATATGGGGACACTCATGGGCTTGATCACCGCGGTGCGCAGTATCAGAGCCGAAATGAATCTGCCCCCGTCAAAGGCCCTGCGCGTGCTTGCCGTTCCATCATCCGAAAACGAACGTACGCTTGTGACATCCAATAGCGAAATGGTTATCCTGCTAGGAAGAATGAGCGAATTGAGCGTGGCGTCGCCCGGCGAGAATACGGAGCCGCCTCACATGTCGGCTACAGCCGTTGTCGGAGACATGCGAATCTACGTGCCTCTAGGGGGCATTGTCGACCCGGACGCTGAAATCGCAAGGCTGGAAAAGGAATTGGCCAAAGTCGAAAAAGAGTTCGAGGCCGTGGACAAGAAGCTGTCCAACGAGAATTTCCTTTCACGCGCTAATCCTGAGGCTGTCGAAAAACAGCAGGAAAAGCGTGCGGAACTGTCCGCGAAACTCTCAGGCCTCGGTGACGGGCTGCAAAAAATGCGCAGCCTCAAGGGAGCTTGA
- a CDS encoding DUF2065 domain-containing protein gives MEYFLCVLGMVLVIEGMPYFGFPEKMKAFMQYVQEQDDTTLRVMGGLTIAIGVLIVYLARNGLCYL, from the coding sequence TTGGAATATTTTTTGTGCGTCCTTGGAATGGTGCTTGTTATTGAAGGCATGCCTTACTTTGGCTTTCCCGAGAAAATGAAGGCGTTCATGCAATACGTCCAGGAACAGGACGATACCACTCTGCGGGTCATGGGCGGGCTAACAATAGCTATCGGGGTGCTGATAGTCTACCTTGCCCGAAACGGGCTGTGTTATCTATGA
- a CDS encoding tetratricopeptide repeat protein, producing the protein MTDEPSDTILGAYSDEEVAELEKNVVAMPDSAPAHYNLGLAMAQRGEWDGSIDEFRKALKLKPGFEEARVNLAVVLLQKGDLDGCIQESLKALEFRPDLVQACINIGIAFTRKGMMEPAIQSFEKALRIDPNSASAHLNIGNTYLALDDLDKSIEHFTRAVDLMDGFAMAHNNLAVALYHKGKKEKAKHHVYRAKDLGYPVHEDFLKAIEQA; encoded by the coding sequence ATGACAGACGAGCCGTCGGATACCATTTTGGGCGCGTACAGTGATGAAGAAGTGGCTGAACTGGAAAAGAATGTTGTGGCCATGCCCGATTCCGCGCCTGCACATTACAATCTCGGATTGGCTATGGCTCAGCGAGGCGAGTGGGACGGCAGTATAGACGAATTTCGTAAGGCCTTGAAGCTGAAACCCGGCTTTGAAGAGGCTCGCGTAAACCTGGCAGTGGTGCTTCTCCAAAAAGGGGACCTTGACGGCTGCATACAAGAAAGTTTGAAAGCGCTGGAGTTTAGGCCCGATCTTGTACAAGCGTGTATTAACATCGGTATTGCGTTCACACGCAAGGGGATGATGGAGCCGGCAATTCAAAGTTTTGAGAAAGCCCTCCGGATTGATCCAAATTCCGCTTCGGCCCATCTGAACATCGGAAATACTTATTTGGCGCTGGATGACCTTGACAAGAGCATAGAACACTTCACCCGTGCCGTAGATTTGATGGACGGGTTTGCCATGGCGCATAACAACCTTGCCGTTGCTTTGTACCACAAGGGGAAGAAAGAAAAAGCCAAGCATCACGTCTACCGGGCCAAAGATCTGGGGTATCCGGTTCATGAGGATTTCCTCAAGGCAATTGAACAGGCCTGA
- the prmC gene encoding peptide chain release factor N(5)-glutamine methyltransferase: MNQAQKSAARWTVRDVLQWTTEYFGKKGVQTARLDAEVLLAHCLGVDRLYLYLHLDRPLLPDERSKYRGLVARRAAREPVALITGRKEFWSIPMRVVNGVLIPRPETEILVEAVLEEIRLKTSPLILEIGTGSGAITVAIMTERPDAWVVATDVNRVALETALLNSRSAEVEPSLVASELFSALKLEPVFDVICSNPPYIPADAIPTLAPEICRYEPCSALDGGPDGLDVVRRITAEARRFLKENGALIMEIGDGQEEAVRELLNAAGFGEIKFFPDLAGITRVAKGKA; encoded by the coding sequence ATGAATCAGGCGCAGAAATCCGCTGCCAGATGGACCGTTCGTGACGTCTTGCAGTGGACAACAGAATACTTTGGGAAAAAAGGAGTGCAGACCGCTCGTCTGGACGCGGAGGTGCTACTGGCCCACTGTCTGGGAGTAGACCGGCTGTACTTGTATCTCCACCTGGACCGCCCGCTTCTTCCGGACGAAAGGTCAAAATACCGGGGCCTGGTTGCCAGGCGGGCGGCTCGAGAGCCCGTAGCGCTGATAACCGGAAGGAAGGAATTCTGGTCCATTCCTATGCGCGTGGTTAACGGCGTGCTTATCCCGAGACCGGAAACCGAAATCCTGGTGGAGGCGGTGCTCGAAGAAATCAGGCTGAAAACGTCTCCGCTCATCCTCGAAATCGGTACCGGTTCCGGCGCGATAACCGTCGCGATTATGACGGAACGGCCCGATGCCTGGGTCGTGGCGACCGACGTGAACCGCGTCGCGCTTGAAACAGCTTTGCTCAATTCCCGGTCAGCGGAGGTCGAGCCCAGTCTGGTTGCATCGGAGCTGTTCTCAGCCCTAAAGCTTGAGCCGGTTTTCGACGTAATTTGTTCGAATCCTCCGTACATCCCCGCAGATGCCATCCCAACACTAGCGCCGGAGATTTGCAGATATGAACCATGCTCGGCCCTTGACGGCGGGCCCGACGGGTTGGATGTGGTGCGGCGAATAACCGCTGAGGCGCGGCGCTTCCTCAAAGAAAACGGCGCGCTTATCATGGAAATAGGAGACGGCCAGGAAGAAGCGGTGAGAGAACTGTTGAACGCCGCGGGGTTCGGGGAGATCAAGTTCTTCCCCGACCTGGCGGGGATTACCAGAGTGGCGAAGGGAAAGGCATAG
- a CDS encoding biotin--[acetyl-CoA-carboxylase] ligase: MREPPKTSAELTGRLTIYQEAESTQDLAREMAVRGEPDGTAIMALNQTLGRGRAGHTWISPPGRNLALSVILRPRVAAKEAPLLGLAAAVAVAETVESRGVPRAELKWPNDVLVQGQKISGILSEASINSNTVEFVIIGIGLNVNSVKSDFPHDLRSSVTSLLTVTGRQSDLEEVARELLRALGHLYDRVQREGCGFVPDLWDARWAHRGLVLVHEEGSGIAEGIDADGSLLLRDDRGSLIRIASGDVEPTA, from the coding sequence ATGCGAGAGCCCCCTAAAACAAGTGCTGAATTGACCGGAAGACTCACAATCTATCAGGAAGCGGAATCGACCCAGGACCTGGCCAGAGAGATGGCTGTCCGGGGGGAACCGGACGGCACCGCAATCATGGCCTTAAACCAGACTCTGGGTAGAGGCAGGGCCGGCCACACCTGGATCTCACCTCCAGGGAGGAACCTGGCCTTGTCCGTGATACTCAGACCTCGTGTCGCGGCAAAGGAAGCCCCTCTTTTGGGGCTCGCGGCGGCAGTGGCCGTCGCAGAAACCGTTGAAAGCAGAGGTGTTCCACGAGCGGAATTGAAATGGCCCAACGACGTGCTGGTGCAGGGTCAAAAAATATCGGGCATACTGTCGGAAGCCTCGATCAACAGCAACACCGTCGAATTTGTGATCATCGGAATCGGTTTGAACGTGAACTCGGTGAAAAGTGATTTTCCGCACGATTTGCGTTCCTCGGTAACGTCATTGTTGACGGTCACGGGAAGGCAATCCGACCTTGAGGAAGTCGCGCGGGAACTTCTGAGAGCTTTGGGGCATCTATATGACCGAGTACAAAGAGAAGGCTGCGGATTCGTTCCCGACCTCTGGGACGCCCGCTGGGCCCACCGGGGTTTGGTCCTGGTTCACGAGGAGGGGTCCGGAATTGCAGAGGGTATAGATGCGGACGGATCTCTTCTGTTGAGAGACGACCGGGGCAGCCTGATAAGAATTGCGTCCGGCGACGTTGAACCTACAGCATGA
- a CDS encoding electron transfer flavoprotein subunit beta/FixA family protein, producing the protein MNIIVLVKQVPNTSEVRIDPKTGNLIREGVESIINPEDRHALEAAIQIRDTVGGSVTVLSMGPPQAMEAVCEALAMGADRGILLTDKAFAGADTWATSTTLGMAISRIGEFDLILGGRQAVDGDTAQIGPQVAEFLGIPQLTYVTKLDVLEGKVIAERALEEGCERIETPTPVLATVLADLNQPRHPTVAGILSATADRAPIEIWNGADIGAKALQMGLMGSLTQVVRTFTPKEARNTQYLEGSPASIADQLIQALKKREIRLGD; encoded by the coding sequence ATGAACATCATCGTTCTGGTCAAACAGGTCCCGAACACAAGTGAGGTCCGGATCGACCCTAAAACCGGAAACCTGATCCGGGAGGGCGTCGAAAGCATCATAAATCCCGAAGATCGACACGCGTTGGAGGCTGCAATCCAAATCAGGGATACCGTCGGCGGCTCAGTCACAGTGCTGAGCATGGGACCTCCACAGGCGATGGAGGCCGTATGTGAGGCCCTGGCCATGGGAGCCGACCGTGGCATACTCCTGACGGACAAAGCGTTTGCAGGCGCGGACACCTGGGCAACATCAACCACTCTCGGCATGGCAATAAGTCGGATCGGAGAGTTCGACCTGATTCTGGGCGGCAGGCAGGCCGTGGACGGCGATACGGCGCAAATAGGGCCGCAGGTTGCCGAATTCCTAGGCATTCCGCAGCTTACTTACGTGACGAAGCTGGACGTGCTTGAGGGAAAGGTCATTGCGGAACGAGCCTTGGAAGAGGGCTGCGAACGGATCGAGACTCCCACACCGGTTTTGGCCACTGTTCTAGCCGACCTCAACCAGCCTCGGCATCCCACTGTGGCCGGCATCCTGAGCGCCACAGCGGATCGTGCGCCCATCGAGATATGGAACGGCGCGGACATTGGTGCGAAGGCGCTGCAAATGGGGCTCATGGGTTCGCTCACTCAGGTGGTCCGGACATTCACCCCCAAGGAAGCCCGAAATACCCAGTACCTGGAAGGTTCACCCGCTTCTATAGCGGATCAATTGATCCAGGCCCTCAAGAAGCGGGAAATCCGCCTTGGAGATTGA
- a CDS encoding electron transfer flavoprotein subunit alpha — MAIRIDLEKCNGCTMCARACPYQALEMQDKKARWIEDRCTLCGACLESCKFEALSGQIPVREAPDFSDYRGVWVFVEQHDGAFHKSAYELLGCARTLADDLGQEVVGVIFGNDLREKARDLIHCGADRCIVVEDPSLVYYQTCTYTHVLGQLIVRHRPNILLVAATHLGRDLAPRVARRVGLGLTADCTRLSIDLEEKILLQTRPAFGGNIMATIVTRFSRPQMATVRPGIMKALEPDPSRTGAVEPEQVTLADCREFTKVLECVMRERAGVDLGSAKIIVAGGRPVCSDRGIAVLEEFAEAVGGQLACTRVVAEEGFMSQEHQVGQTGKSVRPEIYFACGISGAVQHKAGMDGSRYIIAINKDPDASIFAIADFAIVGDIFEVLPALTRAVREQRS, encoded by the coding sequence ATGGCCATCCGTATTGATCTTGAAAAGTGCAACGGGTGCACCATGTGCGCCCGGGCTTGCCCTTACCAGGCCCTGGAAATGCAGGACAAAAAGGCCCGATGGATAGAGGACCGCTGCACGCTTTGCGGCGCGTGCCTGGAATCTTGCAAGTTCGAGGCCCTTAGCGGTCAAATCCCTGTTCGTGAAGCACCGGACTTCAGCGACTATCGAGGGGTCTGGGTCTTTGTCGAGCAACATGACGGTGCGTTTCACAAGTCGGCCTATGAACTCCTCGGCTGCGCCCGAACCCTTGCCGATGACCTCGGCCAGGAGGTCGTCGGGGTAATCTTCGGAAATGACCTGCGTGAAAAAGCGCGAGATTTGATTCACTGCGGCGCGGACCGTTGCATTGTCGTAGAGGACCCTTCACTGGTCTATTACCAGACCTGCACCTACACCCACGTCCTCGGACAGCTAATAGTCAGGCACAGGCCTAACATACTCCTGGTGGCCGCAACGCACCTTGGAAGAGACCTGGCTCCAAGGGTCGCGCGCAGAGTGGGGCTGGGCTTGACCGCGGACTGTACGCGCCTTTCGATTGACCTCGAAGAGAAGATCCTTTTGCAAACGCGGCCCGCGTTCGGCGGGAACATAATGGCCACCATCGTGACTCGTTTTTCGCGTCCGCAGATGGCCACAGTCCGGCCGGGGATCATGAAGGCCTTGGAACCGGACCCTTCGCGCACAGGCGCAGTTGAACCGGAACAGGTCACCCTGGCCGACTGTCGAGAATTCACCAAAGTCTTGGAATGCGTAATGCGGGAGCGGGCCGGCGTGGACCTTGGCTCTGCAAAGATAATCGTGGCAGGCGGCAGGCCTGTCTGTTCGGATAGAGGCATCGCAGTGTTAGAAGAGTTCGCGGAAGCCGTCGGCGGGCAATTGGCCTGCACTAGGGTGGTAGCGGAGGAAGGCTTCATGTCGCAGGAACACCAGGTAGGTCAAACCGGGAAGAGCGTCAGGCCGGAAATCTACTTTGCTTGCGGCATTTCGGGCGCGGTGCAACACAAGGCCGGGATGGACGGATCACGATATATCATCGCGATCAACAAAGATCCGGATGCTTCTATTTTTGCCATAGCGGACTTCGCGATTGTCGGTGATATCTTTGAGGTATTGCCTGCCCTGACACGAGCGGTACGAGAGCAAAGGAGCTAA
- the queA gene encoding tRNA preQ1(34) S-adenosylmethionine ribosyltransferase-isomerase QueA, producing the protein MKIISRNQGESDPESTRNPIPAPYRLSTYRYQLPDNLIAQEPSRVRDASRLMVLHRNTGEVRHHSFRELPDLLLPSDLLVINETRVTPAALFGRKPSGGRVELLVLDPANRCNKSYSNGSACRECLTRSSKPIKPETRISLDNGPELTAAETVSPGRVQMIFPVPEEGLLGFLEKYGSPPLPPYISTDSRDLDRDRSRYQTVYARIAGSVAAPTAGLHFTENLLHDLSLKGIRVVPIILHVGPGTFVPVRNEDIRLHRMEPEFYEIPDQTAEAIQKALHEDRRVIAVGTTTVRALESAAALGKLPPGKGATELFLKPGYTFKAVQGLVTNFHLPGSTLLMLVCAFGGTEFVMSAYEEAVREEYRFYSYGDACLIVGNY; encoded by the coding sequence ATGAAGATAATTTCCAGGAATCAAGGAGAAAGCGATCCTGAATCAACCCGGAATCCTATCCCCGCACCTTACCGCCTCTCCACCTATCGGTATCAACTCCCCGACAACCTCATTGCACAGGAGCCGAGCCGCGTCAGAGACGCCTCGCGTTTGATGGTCCTCCATCGCAACACGGGCGAAGTGCGTCATCACTCTTTCAGAGAACTCCCCGACCTGCTGCTGCCATCGGATCTTCTTGTAATCAATGAGACCCGTGTTACCCCCGCGGCCCTCTTCGGACGCAAGCCCAGCGGTGGCCGTGTGGAACTGCTCGTTTTGGACCCGGCCAACCGCTGCAACAAGTCTTACTCTAACGGATCGGCCTGCCGAGAGTGCCTCACCAGAAGCAGCAAGCCGATAAAGCCCGAGACCAGGATATCGCTGGACAACGGCCCTGAACTGACAGCAGCGGAAACCGTTTCCCCGGGCCGGGTTCAAATGATTTTCCCCGTGCCTGAGGAAGGCCTGCTGGGCTTCCTTGAAAAATACGGTTCCCCTCCCCTCCCGCCGTACATAAGCACAGACAGCCGAGATCTCGATCGCGACAGATCCAGATATCAAACGGTATACGCGAGAATTGCCGGCTCAGTGGCCGCTCCCACGGCAGGGCTTCACTTCACGGAAAACCTGCTCCATGACTTGTCGCTCAAAGGCATCCGGGTAGTTCCTATAATCCTCCATGTGGGGCCCGGGACATTTGTCCCGGTCCGGAACGAAGACATTCGGCTGCACCGAATGGAGCCGGAATTCTACGAAATCCCGGATCAGACAGCCGAAGCCATCCAAAAGGCCCTTCATGAGGACCGGCGGGTGATCGCGGTGGGGACGACCACAGTCAGAGCGCTGGAATCAGCCGCCGCGCTCGGCAAATTGCCACCGGGAAAGGGAGCCACGGAGCTTTTTCTCAAACCTGGTTACACCTTTAAAGCGGTCCAGGGCCTCGTGACCAATTTCCATTTGCCGGGATCCACTTTGCTGATGCTTGTATGTGCTTTTGGAGGGACAGAGTTTGTTATGAGCGCGTACGAGGAAGCGGTACGGGAAGAATACAGGTTCTACAGTTATGGTGATGCGTGCCTAATAGTTGGTAATTATTAA
- a CDS encoding RDD family protein, with protein sequence MAEKSYNVILEGATIPERSRQDVVKKLSAAFSKDTAFVEKLLSGKPKLIRQKVDHATAEKYRKIIEKAGAVCRIEPVKEAEPSPAARPAEVARELAPAAALATCPRCGYEATKDTDVMLVRGDCPRCGFMAKKEVAEDLLHDAGVEEEEFADTGEFSRDLFAERSPASMGRRALASIYTFSQFLTVYCILVLLFIVSFVPLNSVPEHVAKNFLFYAYTGYPMFLGVLSVLAVSFVAPLFNDGRSWGQKTFAIEVLYTAEAQFGGLLLSLTFRTLAICLLTFGPGLLMRWLGNPAFASNTPWAGPLVMISLGAIAWAVSWLLFLIAGGKRSLLDVAGGTVQIETGLMPPKALRKALLPLFTVLGILIVLAALPVALERLRW encoded by the coding sequence ATGGCGGAAAAATCATACAACGTGATCCTGGAAGGAGCGACAATTCCCGAGCGGTCCCGACAGGACGTGGTGAAGAAGCTCTCGGCAGCTTTTAGTAAGGACACGGCCTTCGTTGAAAAGCTCCTTTCGGGCAAGCCCAAGCTGATAAGGCAAAAGGTAGACCATGCCACAGCGGAGAAGTACCGAAAGATCATAGAAAAAGCGGGCGCTGTTTGCCGAATCGAGCCTGTGAAGGAAGCTGAACCCTCTCCCGCGGCGAGGCCGGCTGAGGTAGCTCGAGAATTGGCACCCGCGGCCGCGTTGGCTACATGTCCGAGATGCGGGTATGAGGCGACAAAGGATACCGACGTCATGTTGGTTCGAGGCGACTGCCCCCGCTGCGGGTTTATGGCAAAGAAAGAAGTTGCCGAGGACCTTTTGCACGATGCCGGCGTGGAAGAGGAAGAATTTGCGGATACAGGTGAATTTTCGAGAGATCTGTTTGCCGAGAGGAGCCCCGCTTCAATGGGCAGACGCGCGTTGGCGTCCATCTATACTTTTTCGCAGTTCCTGACAGTCTATTGCATACTGGTTCTGCTCTTTATCGTCTCCTTTGTACCGCTGAATTCCGTTCCGGAGCACGTGGCAAAGAATTTCCTATTCTACGCATATACGGGATATCCGATGTTCTTGGGGGTCCTCAGCGTCTTAGCGGTTTCTTTTGTGGCCCCCCTGTTCAATGACGGCCGCTCCTGGGGCCAGAAGACCTTTGCCATAGAAGTGCTGTACACCGCGGAAGCCCAATTCGGTGGGCTCTTGTTGTCGCTCACGTTTCGGACCTTGGCCATCTGTCTGCTGACTTTCGGGCCCGGCCTATTGATGCGCTGGTTGGGGAACCCGGCGTTCGCGTCGAACACCCCGTGGGCCGGTCCGCTGGTTATGATCTCGTTGGGTGCGATAGCCTGGGCTGTTTCGTGGCTGCTTTTCCTCATCGCAGGCGGTAAAAGGAGCCTACTGGACGTTGCCGGCGGCACGGTCCAAATCGAAACCGGCCTGATGCCCCCCAAAGCTCTGCGAAAGGCCCTGCTCCCACTCTTTACAGTTCTTGGCATATTGATCGTTCTGGCAGCCTTGCCTGTCGCGTTGGAAAGGCTTAGGTGGTGA
- a CDS encoding DUF1189 family protein: protein MTRGIARWICAQSAVVAIAAVLFCAAISAFGLVWANAPRLESFLNWAVEKYDVTLPQITFKNGHASIREKQPYIIDTGGEKDVAIVIDTRDGKENEAPNYLKEADSGVVLTGESLVTKDRGQIRIISLKDMPDFVFNSRNLQDLLDQFLPTVIWYGTIVVILYFLLMKPLQVLILGLIPYFGAQTYSVALTFGQAMKIAAIAMIPPVLLDTLVQFADTRLPFAFVLYFGLYIVLLCLAVRDLVRSPERQTDPTAGLTPS from the coding sequence ATGACTCGAGGAATTGCTAGATGGATTTGTGCGCAATCTGCTGTAGTAGCGATTGCTGCCGTACTCTTCTGTGCGGCTATTAGCGCATTCGGTCTTGTGTGGGCAAACGCTCCGAGGCTTGAATCCTTCCTTAATTGGGCGGTCGAGAAATACGATGTCACGCTCCCGCAAATCACCTTCAAGAACGGCCACGCGTCCATACGGGAAAAGCAGCCATATATCATAGACACAGGCGGTGAAAAGGACGTGGCAATAGTCATCGACACTCGAGACGGCAAGGAGAACGAGGCCCCGAATTACCTGAAGGAGGCCGACTCCGGGGTTGTGCTGACGGGAGAAAGCCTTGTCACCAAGGATCGAGGTCAGATTCGAATCATCTCGCTGAAAGACATGCCGGATTTCGTCTTCAATTCGCGGAATCTTCAGGACTTGCTGGACCAATTCTTGCCCACAGTGATTTGGTACGGCACAATTGTGGTGATCCTTTATTTTTTACTGATGAAACCGTTACAAGTGCTGATTTTAGGCCTTATCCCGTATTTCGGAGCGCAAACCTACTCGGTTGCACTCACGTTTGGACAAGCGATGAAGATCGCGGCCATCGCCATGATACCTCCTGTGCTCCTGGATACCCTGGTTCAATTCGCGGATACTCGGCTCCCCTTCGCGTTTGTCCTCTATTTCGGCCTGTATATAGTACTCCTATGCCTGGCGGTCAGAGATCTAGTCCGGAGCCCCGAGAGGCAGACCGACCCGACCGCAGGGCTCACCCCTTCGTAA